Proteins from a single region of Streptomyces sp. HUAS 15-9:
- a CDS encoding AIM24 family protein — protein MQSPLFAFNDSQAQERYSLQSKQMLRVVLEGHDDILARKGTMVAYQGLVEFDAEYQSNNQARARAYTGEGLNLMRCHGQGTVYLANLAQHIHVVDVEQDGLTVDSSYVLAMDSSLHHEVIAVDSLYGISGSGKYQLNITGRGKVALMTSGAPLMMQVTPDKYVNCDADAIVAWSTGLRVQMQAQTHSSGVWRRRGNTGEGWELSFMGSGFALVQPSELLPPQNAVIGQGVAAQFGMGQHGARAQNQGNVWS, from the coding sequence ATGCAGAGCCCGCTTTTCGCCTTCAACGACTCACAGGCCCAGGAGCGCTACAGCCTGCAGAGCAAGCAGATGCTGCGCGTCGTCCTGGAGGGCCACGACGACATCCTCGCCCGCAAGGGCACCATGGTCGCCTACCAGGGCCTCGTCGAGTTCGACGCCGAGTACCAGAGCAACAACCAGGCACGTGCGCGTGCCTACACCGGCGAGGGTCTCAACCTGATGCGCTGCCACGGGCAGGGCACGGTCTACCTCGCCAACCTCGCCCAGCACATCCACGTGGTGGACGTGGAACAGGACGGGCTGACCGTCGACAGCAGCTACGTCCTGGCCATGGACTCCTCGCTGCACCACGAGGTCATCGCCGTCGACAGCCTGTACGGCATCTCCGGCTCCGGGAAGTACCAGCTCAACATCACCGGTCGCGGCAAGGTCGCCCTGATGACCTCCGGTGCGCCGCTGATGATGCAGGTCACGCCCGACAAGTACGTCAACTGCGACGCCGACGCGATCGTCGCCTGGTCCACCGGGCTGCGTGTGCAGATGCAGGCCCAGACGCACTCCTCCGGTGTGTGGCGACGGCGCGGCAACACCGGCGAGGGCTGGGAGCTGAGCTTCATGGGCAGCGGCTTCGCGCTGGTCCAGCCCAGCGAGCTGCTGCCGCCGCAGAACGCGGTGATCGGCCAGGGCGTCGCCGCGCAGTTCGGTATGGGGCAGCACGGGGCGCGGGCGCAGAACCAGGGGAACGTCTGGAGCTGA
- a CDS encoding NUDIX hydrolase, which produces MSLHDDTVLVLKGFEGQEELCRSYLDHLAAHPDGMWKACHAGHITASALVIDPERGRVLLTLHRKLRMWLQMGGHCEPGDATLEAAALREATEESGIRGLTLLPGGPVRLDRHPIPPPCHWHFDVQYAVLAPRDAEHAVSDESLDVRWFAYDEVAEVADDSVVRLLEATRARLGA; this is translated from the coding sequence GTGAGCCTGCACGACGACACGGTCCTCGTGCTGAAGGGCTTCGAGGGCCAGGAAGAGCTGTGCCGGTCCTACCTGGACCACTTGGCGGCGCATCCGGACGGCATGTGGAAGGCCTGCCACGCGGGTCACATCACGGCGAGCGCCCTGGTGATCGACCCGGAGCGCGGCCGTGTGCTGCTCACACTGCACAGGAAGCTGCGGATGTGGCTGCAGATGGGCGGCCATTGCGAGCCGGGCGACGCCACGCTGGAGGCGGCGGCGCTGCGTGAGGCGACCGAGGAGTCCGGCATCCGGGGGCTGACGCTGCTTCCGGGTGGTCCGGTCCGCCTGGACCGGCATCCGATCCCCCCGCCGTGCCACTGGCACTTCGACGTCCAGTACGCGGTCCTCGCCCCGCGCGACGCCGAGCACGCCGTCAGCGACGAGTCGCTGGATGTGCGCTGGTTCGCCTACGACGAGGTGGCGGAGGTGGCCGACGACTCGGTCGTACGACTGCTGGAGGCGACACGCGCCAGGCTCGGCGCCTGA
- a CDS encoding zinc-dependent metalloprotease, translating to MSDTPFGFGLPPEEPDDGDEGKEKDQQSGGGQGPANPFGFGLPGAGGFGGPGADNPLAAMFGSLNPTDLGAAFQQLGQMLSYEGGPVNWDMAKQIARQTVSQGTQDGIKDTSIGPAERTAVEEAVRLADLWLDDATSLPSGAGSAVAWSRAEWVEATLPAWKELVDPVAERVGAAMGDVLPEEMQAMAGPLIGMMRSMGGAMFGTQIGQAVGVLAGEVVGSTDIGLPLGPAGRAALLPVNIEAFGKDLGVPKDEVRLYLALREAAHQRLFAHVPWLRSHLFGAVEGYARGIKVDTAKLEDVVGQFDPQNPEQLQDALQQGMFQPEDTPEQKAALARLETALALVEGWVDAVVHAAAKPRLSSADALRETLRRRRATGGPAEQTFATLIGLELRPRRLRDASRLWASLTDARGVDGRDALWAHPDMLPTATDLDDPDGFVHREQLDFSELDKILGEAAGGSGEKPNLKKAPEDDKDDRGDGTE from the coding sequence GTGAGTGACACCCCATTCGGATTCGGCCTTCCGCCGGAGGAGCCGGACGACGGCGACGAGGGCAAGGAGAAGGACCAGCAGAGCGGTGGTGGGCAGGGACCGGCCAACCCGTTCGGTTTCGGGCTGCCCGGAGCCGGGGGCTTCGGCGGCCCGGGTGCGGACAATCCGCTCGCTGCCATGTTCGGTTCACTGAACCCCACCGACCTGGGCGCCGCGTTCCAGCAACTGGGCCAGATGCTCTCCTACGAGGGCGGCCCGGTGAACTGGGACATGGCCAAGCAGATCGCCCGCCAGACGGTCTCCCAGGGCACACAGGACGGCATCAAGGACACGAGCATCGGCCCGGCCGAGCGCACGGCGGTCGAGGAGGCCGTCCGCCTGGCCGACCTGTGGCTGGACGACGCGACGTCCCTGCCGTCCGGTGCCGGCTCCGCTGTGGCGTGGTCGCGCGCGGAGTGGGTCGAGGCGACCCTGCCCGCCTGGAAGGAGCTCGTCGACCCGGTCGCGGAGCGCGTCGGCGCGGCGATGGGCGATGTCCTGCCGGAGGAGATGCAGGCCATGGCCGGCCCGCTGATCGGCATGATGCGCTCGATGGGCGGTGCCATGTTCGGCACGCAGATCGGGCAGGCCGTGGGCGTGCTCGCGGGCGAGGTGGTCGGCTCGACCGACATCGGGCTGCCGCTCGGCCCGGCGGGCAGGGCCGCCCTGCTGCCCGTGAACATCGAGGCGTTCGGCAAGGACCTGGGCGTGCCGAAGGACGAGGTGCGGCTCTACCTCGCCCTGCGCGAGGCCGCCCACCAGCGTCTGTTCGCGCATGTGCCGTGGCTGCGCTCGCATCTGTTCGGCGCGGTCGAGGGGTACGCGCGCGGGATCAAGGTTGACACGGCCAAGCTGGAGGACGTCGTCGGCCAGTTCGACCCGCAGAACCCTGAGCAGCTGCAGGACGCGCTCCAGCAGGGCATGTTCCAGCCGGAGGACACGCCCGAGCAGAAGGCCGCTCTGGCCCGTCTGGAGACGGCTCTGGCGCTTGTGGAGGGCTGGGTGGACGCGGTGGTCCACGCGGCCGCGAAGCCGCGTCTGTCGTCCGCCGACGCCCTGCGCGAGACGCTGCGCCGCCGCCGTGCCACGGGCGGCCCGGCGGAGCAGACGTTCGCCACGCTGATCGGCCTGGAGCTGCGCCCGCGCCGGCTGCGCGACGCCTCCCGCCTGTGGGCCTCGCTCACCGACGCCCGCGGGGTCGACGGCCGGGACGCCCTGTGGGCCCACCCGGACATGCTGCCGACGGCCACCGACCTGGACGACCCGGACGGCTTCGTGCACCGCGAGCAGCTCGACTTCTCCGAGCTGGACAAGATCCTCGGCGAGGCGGCGGGCGGCTCCGGCGAGAAGCCGAACCTGAAGAAGGCCCCCGAAGACGACAAGGACGACAGGGGCGACGGCACGGAGTGA
- a CDS encoding SDR family oxidoreductase: protein MSSPDPQVRGARNHSTPPAVRGPVVAVTGAATGVGALLTERLAASDAIKQVIAIDERRGECAAAQWHILDVRDPAIADKLRGADVVVHLALDLDLGSDAAARTAYNVRGTQTVLTAAAAAGVHRVVLCTSSMVYGALPDNELPLSEDAELRATAEATGVGDLLEIERLARRAPRAHPGLNVTVVRPAVLVGGTDTALTRYFESPRLLVVAGSRPAWQFCHVEDLCSALEYAVVEKVDGELAVGCDGWLEQEEVEELSGIRRMELPSAVALGAAARLHRIGLTPSPAGDLAYTMYPWVVSGSRLHDAGWRPRWTNEEVLAELLEEVSGRHTVAGRRLGRKDATAAGAAGATVALLGAAAVVRRARKARRRL from the coding sequence GTGAGTTCCCCAGATCCGCAGGTTCGCGGAGCGCGAAACCATTCCACCCCTCCCGCGGTGCGCGGGCCCGTCGTCGCGGTCACCGGTGCCGCGACCGGGGTCGGCGCGCTGCTGACGGAGCGGCTCGCCGCGTCCGACGCGATCAAGCAGGTCATCGCCATCGACGAGCGGCGCGGTGAGTGCGCGGCGGCGCAGTGGCACATTCTCGACGTGCGGGATCCGGCCATCGCGGACAAGCTGCGGGGCGCGGACGTGGTCGTGCACCTGGCGCTCGACCTCGACCTGGGGAGTGACGCTGCCGCCCGGACGGCCTACAACGTTCGGGGGACGCAGACCGTGCTGACCGCCGCGGCGGCGGCCGGGGTGCACCGGGTGGTGCTGTGCACGTCGTCGATGGTCTACGGGGCGCTGCCGGACAACGAGCTGCCGCTGTCGGAGGACGCGGAGCTGCGGGCGACGGCCGAGGCCACCGGTGTGGGTGACCTGCTGGAGATCGAGCGGCTCGCGCGGCGCGCTCCGCGGGCGCATCCGGGGCTCAATGTCACCGTGGTGCGGCCCGCCGTGCTGGTCGGGGGCACCGACACCGCGCTGACCAGGTACTTCGAGTCGCCTCGGCTGCTTGTCGTCGCCGGGTCGCGGCCCGCCTGGCAGTTCTGCCACGTCGAGGATCTGTGCAGTGCTCTGGAGTACGCGGTGGTGGAGAAGGTCGACGGTGAGCTGGCCGTCGGCTGCGACGGGTGGCTCGAGCAGGAGGAGGTCGAGGAGCTCAGCGGGATCCGGCGGATGGAGCTGCCGTCGGCCGTCGCACTGGGCGCGGCGGCACGGCTGCACCGGATCGGGCTCACTCCGTCCCCGGCCGGGGACCTGGCGTACACGATGTACCCCTGGGTGGTGAGCGGGAGCCGGCTGCACGACGCCGGATGGCGGCCGCGGTGGACCAATGAGGAGGTGCTCGCGGAGCTGCTGGAGGAGGTGTCCGGGCGGCACACGGTCGCCGGGCGGCGGCTCGGCCGCAAGGACGCCACGGCCGCGGGTGCGGCGGGGGCGACGGTGGCCCTGCTGGGCGCTGCCGCTGTGGTCCGGCGGGCCCGGAAGGCCCGGCGGCGCCTGTGA
- a CDS encoding molybdenum cofactor biosynthesis protein MoaE, producing the protein MALTNDHPGEQTALEPIKLIAVRETALSVDEVFRAVGDDAAGGIALFVGTVRNHDGGVDVDELGYSCHPSAEAEMRKVAEKVVAEFPVRALAAVHRVGDLRIGDLAVVVAVACPHRGEAFEACRKLIDDLKHEVPIWKHQKFSDGTEEWVGAC; encoded by the coding sequence ATGGCACTCACGAACGATCATCCCGGCGAGCAGACGGCTCTGGAGCCCATCAAGCTGATCGCCGTCCGCGAGACCGCGCTCTCCGTGGACGAGGTTTTCCGGGCCGTCGGGGACGACGCGGCAGGCGGCATCGCGCTCTTCGTGGGGACCGTACGGAATCACGACGGCGGGGTCGACGTCGACGAGCTCGGCTACTCGTGCCACCCCAGCGCCGAGGCCGAGATGCGGAAGGTCGCCGAGAAGGTGGTCGCGGAGTTCCCGGTGCGGGCGCTGGCCGCCGTCCACCGTGTGGGGGACCTCAGGATCGGGGATCTCGCCGTCGTCGTCGCGGTCGCGTGTCCGCACCGGGGCGAGGCCTTCGAGGCGTGCCGGAAGCTGATCGACGACCTCAAGCACGAAGTGCCCATCTGGAAGCACCAGAAGTTCTCCGACGGGACCGAGGAATGGGTCGGGGCCTGCTGA
- a CDS encoding YlbL family protein, with protein sequence MPRRTATMLASTLMLIALLCAGVLIPVPYSEMSPGPTVNTLGDHGGEPVLQVSGHKTYATSGHLNMTTVRVTSADYKMNIVEAVYGWLAHDTKVVPHDTLYPDGKTEEQSTQENAEEFSQSQESAKVAALKELGIPVKSWVIVSTVVKNSPAERRLHAGDVIKAVDGTAVKQPSDVAKLVTRHKPGQDVVFTVVPAKEQAAAEKANKTATRTQDVTITTATSSDSGAKRAIVGISAGTDHTFPFTIDIKLADVGGPSAGLMFALGIYDKLTPGSLTGGKFVAGTGTIDDGGTVGPIGGIEMKTVGARDKGAQYFLTPADNCAAAANDTPSGLTLVKVKTIDDALGALKDIRSGDTAALPKCTTKG encoded by the coding sequence ATGCCACGCCGCACCGCGACGATGCTCGCCTCCACCCTGATGCTGATCGCGCTCCTGTGCGCGGGAGTGCTCATCCCCGTGCCGTACTCGGAGATGTCCCCGGGGCCGACCGTGAACACCCTCGGGGACCATGGCGGCGAGCCGGTGCTGCAGGTCTCCGGGCACAAGACCTACGCCACGTCCGGGCACCTCAACATGACCACCGTGCGGGTCACCAGCGCCGACTACAAGATGAACATCGTCGAGGCCGTCTACGGCTGGCTGGCGCACGACACCAAGGTGGTGCCGCACGACACGCTCTACCCGGACGGCAAGACCGAGGAGCAGTCCACCCAGGAGAACGCCGAGGAGTTCAGCCAGTCCCAGGAGAGCGCCAAGGTCGCGGCCCTGAAGGAGCTCGGCATCCCGGTGAAGTCCTGGGTGATCGTCTCGACGGTGGTCAAGAACTCGCCGGCCGAGCGCAGGCTGCACGCCGGTGATGTGATCAAGGCCGTCGACGGCACGGCGGTCAAGCAGCCGTCCGACGTCGCGAAGCTGGTGACCAGGCACAAGCCCGGTCAGGACGTCGTCTTCACGGTCGTCCCGGCCAAGGAGCAGGCCGCCGCCGAGAAGGCGAACAAGACGGCGACCAGGACCCAGGACGTCACGATCACCACCGCGACGTCCAGCGACAGCGGTGCCAAGCGCGCGATCGTCGGGATCTCCGCCGGGACGGACCACACCTTCCCGTTCACCATCGACATCAAGCTCGCCGACGTCGGCGGGCCCAGCGCCGGGCTGATGTTCGCGCTCGGCATCTACGACAAGCTCACCCCGGGCAGCCTCACCGGCGGCAAGTTCGTCGCCGGCACCGGCACCATCGACGACGGGGGCACGGTCGGGCCGATCGGCGGCATCGAGATGAAGACCGTCGGGGCGCGCGACAAGGGCGCCCAGTACTTCCTCACGCCCGCCGACAACTGCGCGGCCGCCGCCAACGACACCCCGAGCGGTCTCACCCTCGTCAAGGTGAAGACCATCGACGACGCCCTCGGCGCCCTCAAGGACATCCGCAGCGGCGACACCGCGGCCCTGCCGAAGTGCACTACCAAGGGCTGA
- a CDS encoding PPA1309 family protein, producing the protein MSNTPMATSPLTRAVLEIDEYASGLGWDQPARLFALVDTARLRAQEPALAAQLGLQEESGATGLTPIEQDEVPTDKALDEFLATIAWPDAVAGCALTVERLMLPPSAEAQVPQGMSGAKLAKWVATHPERQEVRMTVAVLRDGTRESAVRLREKDTPTEVLTGPDLVPGLAEALKATFED; encoded by the coding sequence ATGTCCAACACTCCCATGGCAACGAGCCCGCTCACCCGGGCCGTACTCGAGATCGACGAGTACGCCTCCGGCCTCGGCTGGGACCAGCCCGCTCGCCTCTTCGCCCTCGTAGACACCGCACGGCTGCGGGCCCAGGAACCTGCCCTCGCGGCCCAGCTGGGCCTGCAGGAAGAGTCCGGCGCCACCGGTCTCACCCCGATCGAGCAGGACGAGGTTCCAACGGACAAGGCGCTCGACGAGTTCCTCGCCACCATCGCCTGGCCCGACGCGGTGGCCGGCTGCGCGCTCACTGTAGAGCGCCTGATGCTGCCGCCGTCCGCCGAGGCCCAGGTCCCGCAGGGCATGAGCGGGGCGAAGCTGGCCAAGTGGGTGGCCACCCACCCCGAGCGCCAGGAGGTCCGGATGACGGTCGCCGTCCTGCGCGACGGCACCCGCGAGTCCGCGGTGCGGCTGCGCGAGAAGGACACCCCGACGGAGGTTCTCACCGGCCCCGACCTGGTGCCCGGTCTGGCGGAGGCGCTGAAGGCGACGTTCGAGGACTGA
- a CDS encoding UPF0182 family membrane protein, with product MPDRGGGPTGPRIRVGRPSRRARSLLMTLGVLAVLGMAFTMFAGFWTDWLWYRSVHYSSVFTTTLWTKIGLFFVFGLLMAAAVGFNIWLAHRLRPPLSAMSMEQQSLDRYRMGIAPYKTWLLLGITALVGLIAGASAAGQWRTWLLWVNGVPFHQKDPQFHLDVSFYAFDLPWYRFLLGFGFATAILSLIAAALTHYLYGGLRVTSPGARATGAATGHLSVLLGIFVALKAVAYWLDRYGLAVKSSDFKATGNWTGLRYVDANAYLPAKTILFCIAVICALLFFATLWRRTWQLPVIGFGLMVLSAILIGGLYPAIVQKFQVQPNEQAKEAPYVQKNLKATREAYGIDDAKVTEYSGTSTTSDKTKLRDDVADTASIRIMDPNIVSPTFQQLQQMKNFYGFPTNLDVDRYSTTDGKDQDTVVGLRELNLDGIPKNNWINDHFRYTHGFGFVAAKGTEASGGEPVFTEKNLPTTGDLPTYEQRVYYGEKTTTYSIVGGPQKEIDYSTDNGEKTTSYRGKSGVNLANPINRAAYAVAFNEPQILYSGAIGEGSRILYNRTPKDRVEAVAPWLTIDGDAYPAVVDGHIQWIVDAYTTTNGYPYASRTTLGDTTADSLTATNNSRAVVAQQNQVNYIRNSVKATVDAYTGDVKLYEWDTKDPVLKTWMKAFPGTVKPKTAISDSLMAHLRYPQDLFKVQRELLTRYHVTDAQTFLTGSEVWQVPDDPTNKSGNAVPPYYLSMKMPGQMSQAFSLSTAFTPNGRDNLSAYMSIDAEAGTPDYGKIRILKLPTSTTVNGPKQVQSQFNSEQDIASAISLLSRGHSSVEYGNLLAVPLDGGLLYVEPVYVRGGGLKYPLLRKVLVSYGTSYAFENTLDQALDKVFGVKGSTSTPPDTGTDNPPTSGNPTVQQALSDAQKAFDAGQEALKKGDWEAYGRAQKDLQDALKRAEDAQSKGDKAGGGNNDGKPGGSPSPSGSPSPSGSPSPSGSPSSG from the coding sequence ATGCCGGACCGCGGCGGGGGCCCGACGGGGCCGCGGATCAGAGTGGGCCGCCCGTCCCGGCGCGCCCGCAGCCTGCTCATGACACTGGGCGTGCTTGCCGTCCTCGGCATGGCGTTCACCATGTTCGCGGGCTTCTGGACGGACTGGCTGTGGTACCGCTCGGTGCACTACTCGTCCGTGTTCACCACCACGCTGTGGACCAAGATCGGGCTCTTCTTCGTCTTCGGCCTGCTGATGGCGGCCGCGGTCGGCTTCAACATCTGGCTCGCGCACCGGCTGAGGCCCCCGCTGAGCGCCATGTCCATGGAGCAGCAGAGCCTCGACCGCTACCGGATGGGCATCGCGCCGTACAAGACGTGGCTGCTGCTCGGCATCACCGCGCTGGTGGGCCTGATCGCGGGCGCGTCCGCGGCGGGTCAGTGGCGGACCTGGCTGTTGTGGGTCAACGGCGTGCCCTTCCATCAGAAGGACCCGCAGTTCCATCTCGACGTGTCCTTCTACGCCTTCGATCTTCCCTGGTACCGCTTTCTGCTGGGCTTCGGCTTCGCCACCGCGATCCTGTCCCTGATCGCCGCCGCGCTGACCCACTACCTGTACGGCGGGCTGCGCGTCACCAGCCCGGGGGCGCGCGCCACGGGCGCGGCCACCGGACACCTGTCGGTGCTCCTCGGCATCTTCGTCGCCCTGAAGGCGGTCGCCTACTGGCTCGACCGGTACGGACTCGCCGTCAAGTCCAGCGACTTCAAGGCGACCGGGAACTGGACGGGCCTGAGGTACGTCGACGCGAACGCCTATCTCCCGGCCAAGACGATCCTGTTCTGCATCGCCGTCATCTGCGCGCTGCTGTTCTTCGCCACCCTGTGGCGGCGCACCTGGCAGCTGCCCGTCATCGGCTTCGGTCTGATGGTGCTCTCGGCGATCCTCATCGGCGGCCTGTACCCGGCCATCGTCCAGAAGTTCCAGGTCCAGCCCAACGAGCAGGCCAAGGAAGCCCCGTACGTCCAGAAGAACCTCAAGGCGACCCGTGAGGCGTACGGCATCGACGACGCCAAGGTCACCGAGTACTCGGGCACGTCCACCACCTCGGACAAGACCAAGCTGCGCGACGACGTGGCGGACACGGCCAGCATCCGCATCATGGACCCGAACATCGTCTCGCCGACGTTCCAGCAGCTTCAGCAGATGAAGAACTTCTACGGGTTCCCGACCAACCTGGATGTCGACCGGTACTCCACCACGGACGGCAAGGACCAGGACACGGTCGTCGGGCTGCGCGAGCTGAACCTGGACGGCATCCCGAAGAACAACTGGATCAACGACCACTTCCGCTACACGCACGGCTTCGGATTCGTCGCGGCCAAGGGCACCGAGGCCAGCGGCGGCGAACCGGTCTTCACCGAGAAGAACCTGCCCACCACCGGTGACCTGCCCACCTACGAGCAGCGGGTCTACTACGGCGAGAAGACCACCACGTACTCGATCGTCGGCGGTCCTCAGAAGGAGATCGACTACTCCACCGACAACGGTGAGAAGACGACGAGTTACCGCGGCAAGAGCGGCGTCAACCTCGCCAACCCGATCAACCGGGCCGCGTACGCGGTGGCGTTCAACGAGCCGCAGATCCTCTACTCCGGCGCGATCGGCGAGGGATCGCGCATCCTGTACAACCGCACGCCCAAGGACCGGGTCGAGGCGGTCGCCCCCTGGCTGACCATCGACGGGGACGCCTACCCGGCGGTCGTGGACGGTCACATCCAGTGGATCGTGGACGCGTACACGACGACGAACGGCTACCCGTACGCCTCCCGTACGACCCTGGGTGATACGACCGCCGACTCGCTGACCGCCACCAACAACTCCCGTGCGGTGGTGGCCCAGCAGAACCAGGTCAACTACATCCGCAACTCGGTGAAGGCGACCGTCGACGCGTACACCGGCGACGTCAAGCTCTACGAGTGGGACACCAAGGATCCCGTGCTGAAGACCTGGATGAAGGCCTTCCCCGGCACGGTGAAGCCGAAGACGGCCATCTCCGACTCGCTGATGGCCCATCTGCGCTACCCGCAGGACCTGTTCAAGGTCCAGCGCGAGCTGCTCACCCGCTACCACGTGACGGACGCGCAGACCTTCCTGACCGGCAGCGAGGTCTGGCAGGTGCCGGACGACCCGACCAACAAGTCGGGCAACGCGGTGCCACCGTACTACCTGAGCATGAAGATGCCCGGCCAGATGTCGCAGGCGTTCTCGCTGTCCACGGCGTTCACCCCGAACGGGCGTGACAACCTCAGCGCCTACATGTCGATCGACGCCGAGGCCGGCACGCCCGACTACGGCAAGATCAGAATCCTGAAACTGCCGACGAGCACAACGGTCAACGGGCCCAAACAGGTTCAGAGTCAGTTCAACTCCGAACAGGACATCGCCTCGGCCATCAGCCTGCTGAGCCGCGGGCATTCGAGTGTGGAGTACGGCAACCTGCTGGCGGTGCCGCTCGACGGCGGACTGCTCTACGTGGAGCCCGTCTATGTGCGTGGCGGCGGTCTCAAGTACCCGCTGCTGCGGAAGGTATTGGTGAGCTACGGCACCAGCTATGCCTTCGAGAACACACTCGACCAGGCCCTCGACAAGGTCTTCGGAGTGAAGGGTTCGACCAGTACGCCACCGGACACCGGCACCGACAATCCGCCGACGTCCGGCAACCCGACGGTCCAACAGGCGCTGAGCGATGCCCAGAAGGCCTTCGACGCGGGGCAGGAAGCCCTGAAGAAGGGCGACTGGGAGGCGTACGGCAGGGCGCAGAAGGACCTGCAGGACGCGCTGAAGCGGGCCGAGGACGCGCAGTCGAAGGGTGACAAGGCCGGCGGCGGCAACAACGACGGGAAGCCGGGCGGCAGTCCGAGCCCGAGTGGTAGCCCGAGTCCGAGCGGCAGTCCCAGTCCGAGCGGCAGTCCGAGCAGCGGCTGA
- a CDS encoding tetratricopeptide repeat protein — MDVMGDKATLLETGRFAQNSDHAQPSDVVEPSDLVQPSGRDEAGEAVEEVRQRLAVEAGDIEAMSVLGAMLLRRGDLDGAEPHLRGATAAGDRAAANNLGVLLHQRGYAEEAAGWWRIAAVAGSAAAAHALGRHHRERGDEPAAEYWLRQSAEQGHALGAYALADLLEHRGVAGAEQWMRAAAERGHREAAYRLARALDRKAGAEGDGGADNGVANVFLEEAEQWYRQAAARGHRRAALQLGAILEKRGELKEAGRWYLTSAKDGEARAACALGFLLRDAGDTESAAVWWLRAAQDGDGNAANALGALHAERGETQTAERWYRAAMDAGDDNGAYNLGLLCAEQGRTAQAEQWYRRAAYAGHREAANALAILLLQGGDTTGAEPWFSKAAEAGSVDAAFNLGILYAGRGTEDDAVVALRWYERAAAAGHTEAALQVGMARLRDGNEQEAERHLRCAAGGGSAEAAYRLATVLDARQPAASAHELGESVHEKTECEEWYERAASQGHRRAQVRVGMLAAARGDVVEAARWYREAAEAGSRNGAFNLGLLLAREGSEPEAAVWWTRAADAGHGRAALRLALVYARRGELAEGQRWADRAVSLGPEEVSERAARLRDALREELSA; from the coding sequence ATGGACGTTATGGGGGACAAGGCAACTCTGTTGGAGACCGGGCGTTTTGCGCAGAATTCTGACCATGCGCAGCCTTCTGACGTGGTGGAGCCTTCCGACTTGGTGCAGCCCTCCGGCCGGGACGAGGCCGGTGAGGCTGTCGAGGAGGTACGTCAGCGGCTTGCCGTGGAGGCCGGTGACATCGAGGCGATGAGCGTCCTCGGGGCCATGCTGCTGCGCCGTGGCGACCTCGACGGAGCCGAGCCCCATCTGCGCGGCGCCACCGCCGCCGGCGACCGTGCCGCCGCCAACAACCTCGGTGTCCTGCTGCACCAGCGCGGCTATGCCGAGGAGGCCGCCGGATGGTGGCGGATCGCTGCCGTCGCCGGTTCCGCGGCCGCGGCGCACGCGCTGGGCCGTCACCACCGGGAGCGCGGGGACGAGCCCGCCGCCGAGTACTGGCTGCGGCAGTCCGCCGAGCAGGGGCACGCGCTGGGCGCGTACGCGCTCGCCGACCTGCTGGAGCACCGGGGGGTCGCCGGCGCCGAGCAGTGGATGCGGGCCGCGGCCGAGCGCGGGCATCGCGAGGCGGCGTACCGGCTTGCTCGCGCGCTTGATCGCAAGGCCGGGGCGGAGGGGGACGGCGGCGCTGACAACGGTGTCGCGAACGTCTTCCTGGAGGAGGCCGAGCAGTGGTACCGGCAGGCCGCCGCGCGCGGGCACCGGCGGGCCGCGCTGCAGCTCGGGGCGATCCTGGAGAAGCGGGGCGAGCTCAAGGAGGCCGGGCGCTGGTATCTGACCTCCGCCAAGGACGGGGAGGCGCGGGCCGCCTGTGCGCTCGGGTTCCTGCTGCGTGACGCCGGGGACACCGAGAGTGCCGCCGTGTGGTGGCTGCGGGCCGCGCAGGACGGTGACGGCAACGCGGCGAACGCGCTGGGCGCGCTGCACGCCGAGCGCGGGGAGACGCAGACGGCCGAGCGGTGGTACCGGGCGGCGATGGACGCCGGGGACGACAACGGGGCGTACAACCTGGGGCTGCTCTGCGCCGAGCAGGGGCGGACCGCGCAGGCCGAGCAGTGGTACCGGCGGGCCGCGTACGCCGGGCACCGGGAGGCGGCGAACGCGCTGGCGATCCTGCTGCTGCAGGGGGGCGACACGACCGGGGCCGAGCCGTGGTTCTCCAAGGCGGCCGAGGCGGGGAGCGTGGACGCCGCGTTCAACCTGGGGATCCTGTACGCCGGGCGGGGCACCGAGGACGATGCCGTGGTCGCGCTGCGGTGGTACGAGCGGGCGGCCGCCGCCGGGCACACGGAGGCGGCGCTGCAGGTCGGGATGGCTCGACTACGGGACGGGAACGAGCAGGAGGCCGAGCGGCATCTGCGGTGCGCGGCGGGCGGGGGGAGCGCGGAGGCCGCGTACCGGCTGGCCACCGTGCTGGACGCGCGGCAGCCGGCGGCGTCCGCACATGAGCTCGGGGAGTCGGTGCACGAGAAGACCGAGTGCGAGGAGTGGTACGAGCGGGCGGCTTCTCAGGGGCATCGGCGGGCGCAGGTGCGGGTCGGGATGCTGGCCGCTGCGCGCGGTGACGTCGTGGAGGCGGCGCGGTGGTACCGGGAGGCTGCCGAGGCCGGCTCCCGGAACGGGGCGTTCAATCTGGGGCTGCTGCTGGCGCGGGAGGGGAGCGAGCCGGAGGCGGCGGTGTGGTGGACGCGGGCCGCTGACGCGGGGCATGGGCGGGCGGCGCTCCGGCTCGCCCTCGTCTACGCGCGTCGGGGTGAGCTGGCGGAGGGGCAGCGGTGGGCCGACCGGGCGGTGTCGCTGGGGCCGGAGGAGGTCAGTGAACGGGCGGCGCGGTTGCGGGATGCGTTGCGGGAGGAGTTGTCGGCGTGA